One genomic window of Mercenaria mercenaria strain notata chromosome 2, MADL_Memer_1, whole genome shotgun sequence includes the following:
- the LOC123564599 gene encoding toll-like receptor 3 has protein sequence MPAGKLELLFQNTSLTQLTSRDYFRNTTVLDASQNRINVIKSTVATAMTNFTSLKLDHNNLTSLPVQIMSTNIRTLTLANNPFICDCHNRWMKSWLNESTTSVTDWNKIECTYNKSKVNQMVSLSDSFFVCHSESTISISEHIIFPSVVTGCILFVLFSICLLIYFQRFTIKVLLFMHFGIRSFDKQKHDDANTEYDAFVLYSQSDSAFVSMNIIETLIKKGYTVCNLYEDLVIGFTFLDNIEHMVKKSRKIIFLVTEDTLTNNMLMSAWNIAYEKAIDNFTDAIILVLDNEIKSKCEDDKLRKYIRSGKFIKMKSNLLQSSILYLMPKHVHNVNNSNLNIVDADDPAIPMIMKRNNFGYDINNSLVYISHPEEHDEEIRNTLFPELEVKNYDVRIFENAFIPGADIREEITETLEDSERFIFILSQETLEDELKMFILSTVISKSVLSNNNFLLLFTSGFIDYSFLPKEIENYLNKYVTGIIACPEFKGRLLKALGYRF, from the coding sequence ATGCCAGCTGGAAAACTAgaacttttgtttcaaaatacaaGTCTAACCCAGTTAACTTCAAGGGACTACTTCAGAAATACGACAGTACTTGATGCCTCACAAAACAGAATAAACGTTATAAAATCGACCGTGGCAACTGCAATGACAAATTTCACCTCTTTAAAATTAgatcataataatttaacaagTCTTCCTGTCCAAATCATGTCAACAAATATTAGAACACTAACGCTTGCAAATAACCCTTTCATCTGTGACTGTCACAACCGCTGGATGAAATCATGGCTCAACGAAAGTACAACCTCAGTTACAGACTGGAATAAAATTGAATGTACTTATAACAAAAGCAAAGTAAACCAAATGGTTTCTCTCTCAGATTCATTCTTTGTTTGCCATTCCGAGTCTACAATAAGTATTTCCGAACATATTATTTTTCCATCAGTTGTAACAggttgtattttatttgttttattttcaatatgtcTGTTAATATATTTCCAACGATTCACAATCAAAGTGTTACTCTTTATGCACTTTGGGATTCGTTCATTTGATAAACAAAAACACGATGATGCAAATACAGAATATGATGCTTTTGTGCTTTATTCACAAAGTGACTCTGCATTCGTAAGTATGAATATAATAGAAACTCTGATAAAGAAAGGTTATACTGTATGTAACTTATATGAAGACCTTGTGATTGGTTTCACATTTCTCGATAACATTGAACACATGGTCAAAAAGTCAAGAAAAATTATATTCTTAGTTACAGAGGATACACTAACTAATAATATGCTGATGTCTGCATGGAATATAGCTTATGAAAAAGCAATTGACAATTTCACAGACGCTATAATTTTAGTACTTGATAATGAAATTAAGAGTAAATGTGAGGACGATAAACTGAGAAAATATATAAGGAGtggtaaatttatcaaaatgaaatcaaACCTTCTACAATCAAGTATTTTGTATCTTATGCCAAAGCACGTGCACAATGTAAATAACAGTAATTTGAATATTGTGGACGCTGATGACCCTGCCATACCAATGataatgaaaagaaataattttggCTATGATATAAATAACAGTTTAGTGTACATATCACACCCTGAAGAACATGATGAAGAAATCAGAAACACCCTATTTCCTGAGTTAGAAGTGAAGAATTATGATGTTAGAATCTTTGAAAACGCGTTTATTCCTGGTGCAGATATTCGAGAAGAAATCACCGAAACGCTTGAAGATTCCGAACGTTTCATATTTATTCTTTCACAGGAAACACTTGAAGACGAACTTAAAATGTTCATTCTCTCCACTGTTATATCGAAATCTGTCTTGAGTAATAACAACTTTCTATTGTTATTCACTTCTGGCTTTATAGATTATTCGTTCTTGCCTAAAGAGatagaaaattatttaaacaaatatgttaCAGGAATAATCGCATGTCCCGAGTTCAAAGGACGTTTGTTAAAAGCTCTAGGGTACAGATTTTAA